In Oryza sativa Japonica Group chromosome 11, ASM3414082v1, the following are encoded in one genomic region:
- the LOC4350564 gene encoding cytosolic sulfotransferase 12 — MHGVHERTRSSLAGIRNATAAAMAAAPGEVSGGQGNGGVTAIAELTISSLPLETRCAPFPLRQHGGFWLPETFLPGLEAARARFEPRPSDVLLASFPKSGTTWLKALAFATLNRAAYPPSGEGHPLRRRGPHDCVQFLESALVVSDDMFASLPSPRLLSTHLPYSLLPEGVKADSSGCRIVYICRDPKDVLVSWWLFTKKALGTQDGPTNGGNKPMLSNGPYWRHVLEYWAESKRRPQKVLFLRYEEMTRETTSNVRKLAEFMGCPFSGEEEADGVPDAIVGLCSFDHLRSLEVNRNGANDFNIKNDSFYRKGVAGDWANYLSPEMAAQLDLVIDDELRSSGFSFATGGR, encoded by the exons ATGCACGGGGTTCACGAGCGCACCAGATCATCATTGGCAGGCATACGCAACGCAACAGCAGCCGCGATGGCCGCGGCGCCGGGCGAGGTTAGCGGCGGCCAAGGCAACGGCGGCGTCACCGCCATCGCCGAGCTCACCATCTCCTCGCTGCCGCTGGAGACGCGATGCGCGCCGTTCCCCCTGCGTCAGCACGGCGGCTTCTGGCTGCCGGAGACGTTCCTCCCGGGGCTcgaggccgcgcgcgcgcgcttcgAGCCGCGGCCGTCCGACGTCCTCCTCGCGAGCTTCCCCAAGTCCGGCACCACCTGGCTCAAGGCGCTCGCCTTCGCGACGCTCAACCGGGCCGCCTACCCGCCCTCCGGCGAGGGCCACCCGCTCCGCCGTCGTGGCCCGCACGACTGCGTGCAGTTCCTCGAGTCGGCGCTTGTGGTGTCCGACGACATGTTTGCTTCACTCCCTTCGCCGCGTTTACTGTCTACCCACCTGCCTTACTCCCTCCTGCCTGAGGGCGTCAAGGCGGATAGCTCCGGCTGTCGTATCGTCTACATTTGCAG GGATCCCAAAGACGTTCTTGTCTCCTGGTGGCTGTTTACCAAGAAGGCCTTGGGCACTCAAGATGGACCTACCAACGGAGGCAACAAGCCAATGCTTTCCAACGGACCATACTGGCGCCACGTGCTGGAGTATTGGGCAGAGAGCAAGAGGAGGCCACAGAAGGTTCTCTTCCTCCGCTACGAGGAGATGACACGAGAGACGACGAGCAACGTGAGGAAGCTGGCCGAGTTCATGGGCTGCCCgttctccggcgaggaggaggcagaCGGCGTGCCGGACGCCATCGTCGGCCTCTGCAGCTTCGACCATCTCAGGAGCTTGGAGGTAAACAGGAATGGTGCCAATGATTTCAACATCAAAAACGACTCGTTCTACCGAAAGGGGGTGGCTGGAGACTGGGCCAATTATTTGTCACCTGAGATGGCGGCACAGCTGGATCTGGTCATTGACGACGAGTTGCGGTCCTCTGGGTTTAGCTTTGCCACCGGTGGACGGTAA
- the LOC4350565 gene encoding uncharacterized protein, with amino-acid sequence MEEADRPRIVLAGDAFEVYPHISSRRPSTVQGALLRMFYPGAIGLPEFRTPALTWRDYKRSTNERIMSPADRVLKEFWYCFKCDPTDKVEADKVLEQNFKKKVPQMLFEEKKRATNKLYKKGKVPAEDVDEDDNHWPTVQALVSAKPKDFSVTEEGWRLLCEHWSTPKFRKKSLNGKRNRLAGGDTGYQCLVAMKQFLQHKKGGQQGLAAAWQHTHEMQQGNNEQLCNQRTEEAWSDFDQEGGNEIDDDEGNDFDLEEGNEIPEEDGNRRRTTLVA; translated from the exons ATGGAGGAGGCTGATCGTCCTAGAATAGTCCTAGCTGGCGA CGCTTTTGAAGTGTATCCTCATATCTCATCTCGTAGACCATCAACAGTGCAAGGTGCACTGTTGCGTATGTTCTATCCTGGTGCTATTGGTCTCCCAGAATTCAGGACACCTGCACTTACTTGGAGGGACTACAAGAGGTCTACAAATGAAAGAATAATGTCACCAGCTGACCGAGTTCTTAAAGAATTTTGG TATTGTTTTAAATGTGATCCCACTGACAAAGTGGAAGCTGATAAAGTCTTGGAGCAAAATTTCAAGAAGAAAGTGCCacaaatgttgtttgaagagaagaaaagagctACTAATAAGTTATATAAAAAAGGCAAAGTACCAGCAGAGGATGTTGATGAGGATGATAACCATTGGCCTACTGTGCAAGCTTTGGTTTCTGCTAAACCAAAGGATTTTTCAGTTACTGAAGAGGGTTGGCGTTTACTTTGTGAGCACTGGAGTACACCTAAATTTAGGAAGAAATCTTTAAATGGGAAGAGAAACAGGTTAGCTGGAGGTGATACTGGATACCAATGCTTGGTTGCCATGAAGCAGTTCCTG CAACATAAAAAAGGTGGGCAACAAGGACTTGCTGCTGCTTGGCAGCACACACACGAGATGCAACAAGGAAATAATGAACAGCTATGCAACCAGAGGACAGAAGAAGCTTGG AGTGATTTTGATCAAGAGGGAGGAAAtgagattgatgatgatgagggcAATGATTTTGATCTTGAGGAAGGAAATGAGATTCCTGAAGAAGATGGCAATAGAAGACGGACCACCCTTGTAGCTTAG